From one Lolium rigidum isolate FL_2022 chromosome 4, APGP_CSIRO_Lrig_0.1, whole genome shotgun sequence genomic stretch:
- the LOC124705952 gene encoding sphingoid long-chain bases kinase 1-like, translating into MQKSDHHEQNLTSPRGLIHKVLRRTNSRRSPTATEQDSPPVFPETSNAKFLKQKNTEDTIKDPEKAITHDNRIEDEKSDLLGYEVCSGKLTLDNKGKSVSGEQSGSSSSGNCFDARLTTEALVWGSNILKLEDIVSVSYNSGLRHFTVHACPLEKRSNGLSCFMKPRRNQKDLRFLSTTPHEAFRWINGFADQQCYVNLLPHPMASSKKHSSELIPFDAMLDPYVKCRSPPKILVILNPRSGHGRSSKVFHGKVEPIFKLAGFKMEVVKTTHAGHAKSLVSTIDFSTCPDGIVCVGGDGIVNEVLNGLLCRDDQNEAVSVPIGIIPAGSDNSLVWTVLGVKDPISAALSIVRGGFTPIDVFSVEWIQSGTTHFGTTVSYFGFVSDVLELSEKYQKRFGPLRYIVAGFLKFLCLPKYSFELEYLPISDADGAERKTVEGLEKVDASDLYDDVVQRSRAEGLPRASSLSSIDSIMSASIMSGGEPEVSSPRANNEPSELIRALDPKSKRQSLGRTSTFKEPEELLHPQASTPSWRRSKSKSRTEKAWPGLTATNETKSSRGTTAHDKEDTSSTVSDPGPAWDTGPKWDMEPKWDNNQPNWESETPIELHGPSDDIELGLTKELVPSLDERWVVRKGRYLGVLVCNHSCKTVQSLSSQVVAPKAEYDDNCLDLLLVGGSGRLRLLRFLVLLQFGKHISLPHVEYLKVKSVRLKAGPNTHDGCGIDGELLHVKGQVRCSLLPQQCRLIGRPAQNAVQ; encoded by the exons ATGCAGAAGTCTGACCATCACGAGCAGAATCTTACTTCACCAAGGGGACTCATCCATAAAGTGCTTCGTCGTACGAATAGCAGGCGATCTCCAACTGCAACAGAGCAAGACTCTCCCCCTGTATTTCCTGAAACAAGCAACGCTAAATTCTTAAAGCAAAAGAATACAGAAGACACAATCAAGGATCCAGAGAAGGCAATCACGCATGATAACCGAATTGAAGATGAGAAGTCCGATTTATTAGGATACGAAGTTTGTTCTGGGAAGCTTACATTAGATAACAAAGGTAAAAGCGTTTCAGGCGAACAATCTGGATCAAGCTCTAGTGGCAATTGCTTTGATGCTAGGCTCACCACTGAAGCCTTAGTATGGGGTTCTAACATCCTGAAGCTTGAGGACATTGTATCT GTGTCATACAATTCTGGGCTCCGGCATTTCACTGTGCATGCATGCCCTCTTGAAAAAAGATCCAATGGACTTTCCTGTTTTATGAAGCCTAGAAGAAATCAAAAGGACTTGCGTTTCCTATCCACTACTCCACATGAGGCCTTTCGGTGGATTAATGGTTTTGCAGATCAACAATGCTATGTTAATCTGTTACCACACCCCATGGCATCTAGCAAGAAGCATTCGTCTGAACTCATTCCATTTGATGCCATGCTTGATCCTTATGTTAAATGTCGGTCTCCACCAAAGATACTTGTGATCCTGAATCCTCGATCTGGACATGGCAGATCTAGCAAAGTTTTCCATGGGAAAGTGGAGCCTATATTTAAG CTTGCAGGTTTCAAGATGGAAGTGGTCAAAACTACACATGCCGGTCATGCAAAATCTCTTGTATCAACTATTGATTTTAGTACATGTCCAGATG GAATTGTATGTGTCGGTGGAGATGGAATTGTTAATGAG GTGCTTAATGGTCTTCTGTGCAGAGATGATCAAAATGAGGCAGTTTCTGTTCCAATTGGTATAATACCTGCAGGGTCTGACAACTCACTTGTTTGGACAGTCTTGGGTGTTAAAGATCCAATATCTGCAGCATTGTCGATTGTCAGG GGAGGTTTTACACCTATTGATGTTTTTTCCGTTGAATGGATTCAGAGTGGGACTACTCATTTTGGCACAACTGTCTCATATTTCGGTTTTGTTAGCGATG TTCTTGAACTTTCAGAGAAATACCAGAAGCGTTTTGGTCCTCTCCGTTACATTGTAGCTGGTTTTCTTAAATTCCTGTGCTTGCCCAAGTACAGTTTTGAACTGGAGTATCTTCCAATATCGGATGCTGATGGTGCTGAGCGTAAAACTGTGGAGGGGCTAGAAAAGGTTGATGCATCAGACCTCTATGATGATGTAGTTCAGAGGTCGAGAGCTGAAGGTTTACCACGTGCCTCAAGTTTATCTAGCATCGATTCAATCATGTCTGCAAGCATAATGTCTGGGGGTGAGCCGGAGGTTTCTAGTCCACGTGCCAATAATGAACCCTCTGAACTTATACGTGCGCTTGATCCGAAGTCAAAACGCCAGTCTTTAGGGAGGACAAGTACTTTCAAAGAACCAGAAGAATTGCTCCACCCTCAGGCATCGACTCCCAGCTGGCGTAGATCTAAATCAAAGTCAAGGACAGAAAAGGCATGGCCTGGTTTAACTGCTACAAATGAGACCAAGTCTTCTAGGGGTACCACAGCCCATGATAAAGAAGACACATCGTCCACAGTTTCAGATCCTGGACCTGCGTGGGATACAGGACCCAAGTGGGATATGGAGCCTAAATGGGATAATAATCAACCTAACTGGGAATCCGAAACTCCTATTGAGCTACATGGTCCATCTGATGACATTGAGCTTGGTCTGACTAAGGAACTAGTGCCAAGCTTAGATGAAAGATGGGTCGTTAGAAAAGGGCGGTATCTTGGTGTATTGGTATGCAACCATTCATGCAAGACCGTGCAGAGTTTAAGTTCCCAGGTTGTTGCTCCCAAGGCTGAATATGATGACAATTGTCTGGATCTGCTGTTGGTTGGTGGAAGTGGGAGGCTGAGGTTATTAAGATTTTTGGTGCTCTTGCAGTTCGGAAAACACATTTCTCTTCCACATGTGGAATATCTCAAG GTAAAATCCGTTAGACTTAAGGCAGGTCCAAATACACATGACGGATGTGGTATTGATGGTGAACTGCTCCATGTCAAGGGGCAGGTTCGGTGTAGTTTGCTACCTCAGCAATGTCGTTTGATCGGCAGGCCAGCCCAAAACGCTGTACAATAG
- the LOC124647617 gene encoding uncharacterized protein LOC124647617, whose product MARGDDAAACRCSLSLLPPRFFLLVLVATLTVVLVAAPPSARAAWVEDYPSGVPCGVTIPVEQCDPGDAAANSACMDVCHYGGCRRGGRCVSLGFARGRGCHCKC is encoded by the exons ATGGCTCGAGGAGACGATGCCGCCGCCTGCCGCTGCAGTCTCTCCCTGCTGCCTCcacgcttcttcctcctcgtcctcgtcgccacCCTCACCG TggttttggtggcggcgccgccgtctGCGAGGGCGGCCTGGGTGGAGGATTACCCGTCGGGAGTGCCGTGCGGCGTGACGATTCCGGTAGAGCAGTGCGACCCGGGCGACGCGGCCGCCAACAGCGCCTGCATGGACGTGTGCCACTACGGCGGGTGCAGGCGCGGCGGCCGCTGCGTCTCCCTCGGCTTCGCCAGGGGCCGCGGCTGCCATTGCAAGTGCTAG